The following are encoded together in the Pedobacter sp. D749 genome:
- a CDS encoding NAD(P)H-dependent oxidoreductase, translated as MKQVLILNGDIEKNASTNFLINAYKQGAESVGATVRELAIIDLIFNSNKLFNNRQIAELEPDLQKALTAIRQSNHVVLFCPVYVDHIPAKIKGFFDRLFMPDQIFTAQQQNVNNNFSGRSGRIVSILDEATFKEWKANKKTTYLSIKKNVFEKCRMSPVLTNTIGELHSLENHYSQKWLAKMEKFGSQLI; from the coding sequence ATGAAGCAAGTACTTATTCTGAATGGGGATATTGAAAAAAACGCATCTACAAATTTCCTGATTAACGCCTATAAGCAAGGTGCAGAAAGTGTTGGCGCTACCGTAAGGGAGTTGGCCATTATCGATCTGATATTTAATTCGAACAAACTGTTTAATAACAGACAGATTGCCGAGTTAGAACCCGATTTGCAGAAAGCCTTAACGGCGATCAGGCAAAGTAATCATGTTGTGCTTTTTTGTCCGGTATACGTAGATCATATTCCCGCAAAAATTAAAGGCTTTTTCGATCGCTTATTTATGCCCGATCAGATTTTTACTGCTCAGCAGCAAAATGTAAATAATAACTTTAGCGGCCGTTCAGGAAGAATTGTATCTATTTTAGATGAGGCAACCTTTAAAGAATGGAAAGCAAATAAGAAAACGACTTATCTTTCCATCAAAAAAAATGTTTTTGAAAAATGCAGAATGAGTCCTGTACTCACCAATACGATTGGCGAATTGCATTCCCTTGAAAATCATTATAGTCAAAAATGGCTGGCCAAGATGGAAAAATTTGGATCACAGTTGATTTAA
- the tssD gene encoding type VI secretion system tube protein TssD has product MAFKARLNFAGKEYDVLHCAYALNRDVDAKGRPSSGVYGGTIDIEIESTEDTSIIEAMVNNQYKPITGTLLIKKTEEDAKMKEVNFEDGYIVKYSEGINIVGDHAMTLKFQISARKLKLGSAEHVNDWPKA; this is encoded by the coding sequence ATGGCTTTCAAAGCTAGATTAAATTTTGCGGGCAAGGAGTACGATGTGCTTCACTGTGCCTATGCGTTAAACCGCGATGTAGATGCTAAAGGAAGACCTTCTTCCGGAGTTTACGGCGGTACCATCGATATTGAGATCGAATCAACCGAAGACACCTCAATAATCGAGGCGATGGTAAACAACCAGTACAAACCTATTACAGGAACCCTTCTGATCAAGAAAACAGAGGAAGATGCCAAAATGAAAGAAGTTAACTTCGAAGATGGCTACATTGTTAAATATTCCGAAGGGATAAACATTGTTGGCGATCACGCGATGACGCTTAAGTTCCAGATTTCAGCAAGAAAGCTTAAATTAGGCAGCGCAGAGCATGTTAACGATTGGCCAAAAGCCTAG
- the tssD gene encoding type VI secretion system tube protein TssD → MAFKTRLNLGSKEFDVLQCSFSLNRDVDAKGRPSSGVYGGTIHIEIESTEDTSVIESMVNNQYKPLSGTLVFKKGEEDAKMKELSFEDGYIIQYNEGIAVNDNTPMTLSFVVSARKLKLGNAEHENDWPKA, encoded by the coding sequence ATGGCATTCAAAACCCGTTTAAACTTAGGATCAAAAGAATTTGATGTACTACAGTGCAGCTTTTCATTAAATAGAGATGTTGACGCAAAAGGCCGTCCATCGTCAGGTGTTTATGGTGGTACCATTCACATCGAAATCGAATCAACCGAGGATACTTCAGTGATCGAATCAATGGTTAATAACCAATATAAGCCACTTTCTGGAACATTGGTTTTCAAAAAAGGCGAAGAAGATGCAAAAATGAAGGAATTGTCTTTCGAAGATGGTTACATCATTCAATATAACGAAGGTATTGCGGTAAACGACAATACACCGATGACATTAAGTTTCGTAGTATCTGCCCGCAAACTAAAACTGGGTAATGCAGAACACGAAAATGATTGGCCTAAAGCCTAG